One Candidatus Brocadiaceae bacterium genomic window carries:
- a CDS encoding sugar phosphate isomerase/epimerase, which yields MARIPIGLQLWSVKDACKEDLAGTLKAVAEMGYDGVESGKFIAAEAAEMKAILDDVGLKMCGTHVPMDTLRGDELSKTVEFYRTCECRHLIVPYMKHETREDCERFAEELSAVAETLRPLGMSTGYHLHYHDVAPRDGEWPWQTIFRAGGKGLIAQMDAGNCLGAGVDPTPLVREFPGQAVTVHLKDWSGPRSEPLVGEGNVQWAAFFDACESVGGVTWYIVEQEKYPVPPLDSVRKCLENLRAMGK from the coding sequence ATGGCCAGGATTCCGATCGGGTTGCAGTTGTGGTCCGTCAAGGACGCCTGCAAGGAGGACCTTGCCGGCACGCTGAAGGCCGTGGCGGAGATGGGCTACGACGGCGTCGAGTCCGGGAAGTTCATCGCCGCCGAGGCTGCCGAGATGAAGGCGATTCTCGACGACGTCGGCCTGAAGATGTGCGGCACGCACGTGCCGATGGACACGCTGCGCGGCGACGAGCTGTCGAAGACGGTCGAGTTCTACCGGACGTGCGAATGCCGGCATCTCATCGTGCCCTACATGAAGCACGAGACGCGCGAGGACTGCGAACGGTTCGCCGAGGAGCTGAGCGCAGTCGCCGAGACGCTGCGCCCCCTGGGCATGTCCACGGGCTACCATCTGCACTATCACGACGTGGCGCCCCGCGACGGCGAGTGGCCCTGGCAGACGATCTTCCGGGCGGGCGGCAAGGGCCTGATCGCGCAGATGGACGCCGGCAACTGCCTCGGCGCCGGCGTCGACCCGACGCCGCTGGTGCGGGAGTTCCCCGGCCAGGCCGTGACGGTGCATCTGAAGGACTGGTCCGGCCCGCGCAGCGAACCCCTGGTCGGCGAAGGCAACGTGCAATGGGCGGCGTTCTTCGACGCGTGCGAGAGCGTCGGCGGGGTGACCTGGTACATCGTGGAGCAGGAGAAGTACCCGGTGCCGCCGCTGGACTCCGTTCGGAAGTGCCTGGAAAACCTGCGCGCGATGGGCAAGTAG
- a CDS encoding GNAT family N-acetyltransferase — protein sequence MTEQPDGGVTMRRAVMADRDELLTVLTRAFSRDEAHPIDFLSFVPHVFTPERIGDHLLYLEGGRILGCLGLYPYEMRVGGVSFRAAALGQVATLPEARGRGVMSALLSDICRDADAAAYDFCWLGGDRTRYGRHGWAIGGMRLRFWFPARYLPDPPDESWARPLDPARDFELVRDHLAQDADTVVADDVELRRILEGEATGGWVAGDSFVIHRRGLGNVHLGRGAVEQIGRLLACHLRWLGRQPAWRGDLVVECAAAPSDLLRAAHVYHAGMTVEPSGMFRLGPLRPFLEKACRVAQPGIACGSGRVSLANADTGETATITCTNGRLAVRDGAGDAPHFRLGRKDLSEACFGLCPLDVCLPGLPADSLLRRVLPLRACWSRFFGL from the coding sequence ATGACAGAACAGCCGGATGGTGGTGTGACCATGCGGCGGGCCGTCATGGCCGACCGCGACGAACTCCTGACCGTGCTGACGCGTGCCTTCTCCCGCGACGAGGCCCATCCGATCGACTTCCTGAGCTTCGTCCCCCATGTGTTCACGCCGGAGCGCATCGGCGACCATCTGCTCTACCTGGAGGGCGGCCGGATCCTCGGCTGCCTGGGGCTCTACCCGTACGAGATGAGGGTCGGCGGCGTCTCCTTCCGTGCCGCTGCGCTCGGACAGGTCGCCACCCTCCCCGAAGCGCGCGGACGCGGCGTCATGAGCGCTTTGCTGAGCGATATCTGTCGCGACGCCGATGCCGCCGCCTATGACTTCTGCTGGCTGGGCGGCGACAGGACCCGCTACGGCCGGCACGGGTGGGCGATCGGAGGGATGCGGCTGCGTTTCTGGTTCCCGGCGCGCTATCTGCCGGACCCGCCGGACGAGTCCTGGGCCCGCCCGCTGGACCCCGCCCGCGACTTTGAACTTGTGCGCGACCACCTGGCGCAGGACGCCGACACCGTCGTGGCCGACGACGTGGAACTGCGACGCATCCTGGAGGGCGAGGCGACCGGCGGCTGGGTGGCCGGCGATTCGTTCGTCATCCACCGGCGCGGCCTTGGGAACGTCCACCTGGGCCGGGGCGCCGTCGAGCAGATCGGCCGGCTGCTGGCCTGCCACCTGCGCTGGCTCGGCAGGCAGCCGGCATGGCGGGGCGACCTGGTCGTCGAGTGCGCTGCCGCCCCGTCGGACCTCCTGCGGGCGGCCCACGTTTACCACGCCGGCATGACCGTCGAGCCGTCCGGCATGTTCCGCCTCGGCCCCCTCCGGCCGTTCCTGGAGAAGGCCTGCCGGGTGGCGCAGCCGGGGATCGCCTGCGGCTCGGGGCGGGTCTCTCTGGCCAACGCCGACACCGGCGAGACGGCCACGATCACGTGCACGAACGGCCGTCTGGCGGTCCGGGACGGGGCCGGCGACGCACCGCACTTCCGCCTGGGCCGGAAGGACCTGTCCGAGGCATGCTTCGGGCTCTGCCCGCTGGACGTCTGCCTGCCGGGCCTTCCGGCGGATTCGCTCCTCCGGCGGGTCCTGCCGCTGCGGGCCTGCTGGTCGCGTTTCTTCGGGCTCTGA
- a CDS encoding amidohydrolase family protein, with the protein MRFFDCNCFIGRPLIAMLKPAPAAGDLLSEMDRAGIEKALVWHVVQRDCAVPTGNALLAREIAGHRDRLTGCWAVLPPQTGELPPPEEFCDRMAEAGVRALRAFPDRHHYLLRRESCGPLLDVLVERRIPLFLEARGPGQWQAIYDLMRDFPDLVCVLADMHVWGTDRWFRPLVENYGHVYVEMSEYILDGGVDAFVESYGADRMLFGTGFPKMEHGGVMFMLKHADIADEQKQAIAAGNLERILSEAR; encoded by the coding sequence ATGAGATTCTTCGACTGCAACTGCTTCATCGGGCGGCCGCTGATCGCCATGCTGAAGCCCGCCCCGGCGGCGGGCGATCTGCTGTCCGAGATGGACCGTGCAGGCATTGAGAAGGCCCTCGTCTGGCACGTGGTGCAGCGCGACTGCGCCGTGCCGACCGGCAACGCCCTGCTGGCGCGGGAGATCGCCGGGCATCGCGACCGGCTGACCGGCTGCTGGGCGGTCCTGCCGCCCCAGACGGGCGAGCTGCCCCCGCCGGAGGAGTTCTGCGACCGCATGGCGGAGGCCGGCGTGCGCGCCCTGCGCGCCTTCCCCGACCGCCACCACTACCTGCTGCGGCGCGAGTCCTGCGGCCCCCTGCTGGACGTCCTGGTGGAGCGGCGCATCCCGCTCTTCCTGGAGGCGCGCGGCCCGGGGCAGTGGCAGGCGATCTACGACCTGATGCGGGACTTCCCGGACCTCGTCTGCGTGCTGGCCGACATGCACGTGTGGGGCACCGACCGCTGGTTCCGCCCGCTGGTCGAGAACTACGGACACGTCTACGTGGAGATGAGCGAGTACATCCTGGACGGCGGCGTCGACGCGTTCGTCGAGTCCTACGGAGCCGACCGCATGCTGTTCGGCACGGGCTTCCCGAAGATGGAGCACGGCGGCGTGATGTTCATGCTCAAGCACGCCGACATCGCGGACGAGCAGAAGCAGGCCATCGCGGCCGGCAACCTGGAACGAATCCTGTCGGAGGCGAGGTGA
- a CDS encoding amidohydrolase family protein, with protein sequence MKTQTPIRPGSELAAEFWEHGRSESCPIYDMHGHMGEWYAIYFPRAQAAEMIRSMDAAGVKLLCFAHHAALLAPEVGNRPAVDAVRAFPDRLRAYMAINPQYPDIIERDLAQFDGMRDVFVGLKFLASYHQADLRDGRYRPALEFANERALPVLLHTWKGAANNGPEQVRAIAGRYERARFLCGHSFHDDWEAAVSVARDCPNTYLELTAVLGYRGVIDVLCEGAGSDRLLFGTDLPWFDEQHGLGALLSTSISDDDIHNICHRNAEKLLGL encoded by the coding sequence ATGAAAACGCAGACGCCGATCCGGCCGGGTTCCGAACTGGCCGCCGAGTTCTGGGAACACGGCCGCAGCGAGTCGTGCCCTATCTACGACATGCACGGCCACATGGGCGAGTGGTATGCCATCTACTTCCCCCGCGCCCAGGCGGCCGAGATGATCCGCAGCATGGACGCCGCCGGCGTGAAGCTGCTCTGCTTCGCGCACCACGCGGCGCTGCTGGCGCCGGAGGTCGGCAACCGGCCGGCCGTCGACGCCGTGCGCGCCTTCCCCGATCGGTTGCGCGCCTACATGGCGATCAACCCGCAGTACCCGGACATCATCGAGCGTGACCTGGCGCAGTTCGACGGCATGCGCGACGTCTTCGTGGGACTGAAGTTCCTGGCCAGCTACCACCAGGCGGACCTGAGGGACGGGCGCTACCGGCCCGCGCTGGAGTTCGCGAACGAGCGCGCCCTGCCGGTGCTCCTCCACACGTGGAAAGGGGCGGCGAACAACGGGCCGGAGCAGGTGCGGGCGATCGCCGGCCGGTACGAGCGGGCGCGTTTCCTGTGCGGCCACAGCTTCCACGACGACTGGGAGGCCGCCGTCTCCGTCGCCCGCGACTGCCCCAACACCTACCTGGAGTTGACCGCCGTGCTGGGCTACCGCGGCGTGATCGACGTGCTCTGCGAGGGCGCCGGCAGCGACCGGCTGCTGTTCGGCACCGACCTGCCGTGGTTCGACGAACAGCACGGCCTGGGCGCGCTGCTCTCGACCTCGATCAGCGACGACGACATCCACAACATCTGCCACCGCAACGCCGAGAAGCTGCTGGGGCTGTAG
- a CDS encoding carbon-nitrogen hydrolase family protein, producing the protein MTMRKPGPRPAVVGTCTLSIRNAGDADALLANGLQMIDEMAREAERQGWSPDILNLPEHFALPPGTSPQGGAEDLDGRTVSAVAERARAHGCYIVVPMYVRDGDVVHNSAVLLDRRGEPAGVYHKVFPVVLQDDSVEGGQMPGTEFPVFETDFGRVAIQICWDVVFEEGWEALAAREAELVMFTSAAPSSSLLVSHAYRYQYYIAGSIMRPPSFIVDPLGCVVAQSLENRQVAVARVDLDYRVLPSRYLWEREAQVKEKYGDAIRWNWHSAESGCLMTSTDPEMPIGRFVEIEKMMSTREWVAYNRTRIARERGGPPTLPPGVGA; encoded by the coding sequence ATGACCATGCGCAAGCCGGGTCCGAGACCCGCCGTCGTTGGAACGTGCACCCTGTCCATCCGCAACGCGGGGGACGCCGACGCGCTCCTGGCCAACGGCCTGCAGATGATCGACGAGATGGCCCGCGAGGCCGAGCGGCAGGGCTGGAGCCCCGACATCCTGAACCTGCCCGAGCACTTCGCACTACCGCCCGGCACCTCCCCGCAGGGCGGCGCGGAGGATCTGGACGGCCGCACCGTCAGCGCCGTGGCCGAGCGGGCCCGCGCGCACGGCTGCTACATCGTCGTGCCCATGTACGTGCGCGACGGGGATGTCGTGCACAACTCGGCCGTTCTGCTGGACCGCCGGGGCGAGCCCGCCGGCGTCTACCACAAGGTGTTCCCCGTCGTCCTGCAGGACGACTCGGTCGAAGGCGGCCAGATGCCGGGCACGGAGTTCCCGGTCTTCGAGACGGACTTCGGGCGGGTGGCCATCCAGATCTGCTGGGACGTTGTGTTCGAGGAAGGCTGGGAGGCGCTGGCGGCCCGGGAGGCGGAACTGGTCATGTTCACCTCCGCCGCACCGAGCAGCAGCCTTCTGGTCTCCCACGCCTATCGCTACCAGTACTACATCGCCGGGTCGATCATGCGGCCGCCGTCTTTCATCGTGGACCCGCTCGGATGCGTCGTCGCGCAATCGCTGGAGAACCGGCAGGTGGCCGTCGCCCGGGTGGACCTGGACTACCGCGTGCTGCCGTCCCGCTATCTCTGGGAACGCGAGGCGCAGGTGAAGGAGAAGTACGGCGACGCCATCCGGTGGAACTGGCACAGCGCCGAGAGCGGCTGCCTCATGACGTCCACCGACCCCGAGATGCCGATCGGCAGATTCGTCGAGATCGAGAAGATGATGTCGACCAGGGAATGGGTGGCCTACAACCGCACGCGCATCGCCCGGGAGCGGGGCGGCCCGCCCACGCTGCCGCCGGGCGTCGGAGCGTAG
- a CDS encoding phosphotransferase encodes MDSRPELTRDDLRELPSRVLRRGLPYKADLFVYDTADGPVVLKDYAAKRGIWRRLGVIGTGHEARALRALSGLDGVPRFRGRPDRFCVAMTLLEGRKARRRELEPGRAEAVTQRLDRMVAEMHARGVVHLDLKHRSNLLISEQDTPLVLDFESALCFNPACRLGRLLLRALGSIDRLAVLNWKRRLCPNTFSGPQMARATWLHHLGGLWVPRALLDGLFEIMARRPPSRRADDGT; translated from the coding sequence ATGGACAGCCGCCCCGAGCTGACGCGCGACGACCTGCGTGAGCTTCCCTCCCGGGTGCTCCGGCGGGGGCTTCCGTACAAGGCGGACCTGTTCGTCTATGACACTGCCGACGGCCCCGTCGTGCTGAAGGACTACGCCGCCAAACGCGGCATCTGGCGGCGCCTCGGCGTGATCGGGACGGGCCACGAGGCCCGCGCCCTCCGGGCGCTGAGCGGCCTGGACGGGGTGCCCCGATTCCGCGGCCGCCCCGACCGCTTCTGCGTGGCGATGACGCTCCTGGAAGGCCGCAAGGCGCGCAGGCGCGAGCTGGAACCGGGCCGTGCCGAGGCCGTCACGCAAAGGCTGGACCGAATGGTCGCCGAGATGCACGCCCGCGGCGTCGTCCACCTGGACCTCAAGCACCGCAGCAACCTGCTCATCTCCGAACAGGACACGCCGCTTGTCCTCGACTTCGAGAGCGCGCTCTGCTTCAACCCCGCGTGCCGCCTGGGGCGCCTCCTGCTCCGGGCGCTGGGGAGCATCGACCGGCTGGCCGTCCTCAACTGGAAGCGGCGCCTCTGCCCGAACACGTTCAGCGGACCCCAAATGGCGAGGGCGACGTGGCTGCACCATCTCGGCGGCCTCTGGGTGCCGCGCGCCCTGCTCGACGGACTGTTCGAGATCATGGCCCGCCGGCCCCCATCCCGCCGTGCCGACGACGGAACTTGA
- a CDS encoding helix-turn-helix transcriptional regulator: MSRVEDALRDLVQYHSKRIANQVYGDTAARVRELTREVRSLRKEIQAIEGTVGELVSVRESEMAVPPADEETVDNARFSPRTLKSLRKRLSLTQKDLAKLLEVSAVTVTAWESGRSRPRKANLAQIVTLRGMAPADVDAALGRAQAPAALKPEQLKKLRNQLAITQAALAALLSVSPASIALWEAGKAVPTRKNRAALAELAGLSTADVAERLGRVPTASTPPASGLSSEQVREIRQKAGLSQRELADKLGVSANSVSNWETGRSAPRSRTVHALTALAAQ; the protein is encoded by the coding sequence ATGTCGCGTGTTGAGGATGCATTGAGAGACCTGGTCCAGTACCACAGCAAGCGGATCGCCAACCAGGTCTACGGCGACACCGCCGCGCGCGTACGCGAACTGACGCGCGAGGTGCGGAGCCTCCGCAAGGAGATACAGGCGATCGAAGGCACCGTGGGCGAACTTGTGAGCGTCCGCGAGAGCGAGATGGCCGTGCCGCCGGCCGACGAGGAGACGGTGGACAACGCACGGTTCTCTCCCCGCACCCTGAAGAGCCTGCGCAAGCGTCTGTCGCTGACGCAGAAGGATCTGGCGAAACTGCTCGAGGTCTCCGCGGTGACGGTGACGGCCTGGGAATCGGGGCGCTCGCGTCCCCGCAAGGCGAATCTGGCCCAGATCGTCACGCTGCGCGGCATGGCGCCCGCCGACGTCGACGCCGCACTGGGACGCGCTCAGGCGCCCGCTGCGCTGAAGCCCGAGCAACTGAAGAAGCTCCGCAACCAGTTGGCCATCACGCAGGCCGCCCTGGCCGCGCTGCTGTCCGTCTCGCCCGCGTCCATCGCCCTGTGGGAGGCCGGCAAGGCCGTGCCCACGAGGAAGAACCGCGCGGCCCTGGCGGAACTGGCCGGCCTGTCGACCGCCGACGTTGCCGAACGACTCGGCCGGGTGCCGACCGCCTCAACCCCGCCCGCCTCCGGGCTGTCGAGCGAACAGGTGCGGGAGATCCGTCAGAAGGCAGGGCTGAGCCAGAGGGAACTGGCGGACAAGCTCGGGGTGTCGGCGAATTCCGTCTCCAACTGGGAGACCGGCCGCAGCGCGCCGCGATCCCGCACGGTCCATGCCCTCACGGCGCTCGCGGCACAGTAG
- a CDS encoding insulinase family protein translates to MLDARRSAVVLCLFILAAVSRSAAAEAADPADPLPVDPNVRVVVLPNGLECWLRAHSTPPERVGMWLHVGSGSINEQEDQRGLAHFLEHMAFEGSEHFPPGELVRYFESIGLTFGRHQNAFTSFDQTTYVLTLPNTDEETIRKGLLCMADFAFRLSLPPEQIERERGVILEEMQARKGPGQRTFERLLPIVLPGSRVAERVPIGLEEVVRAAGREQFARYYRTWYRPDNSVLMVVGDVALDAMEAMVRDAFAEWPAAEDPAADADPGIVPYAEARADVITDPEVTRADVAVIRVRPIERMQTVGDFRRSLVDGMGRWIVNRRLNQMVNEGRAPFQNAALHKSTLWNVCTYLEAEASGSPEHWREMLRAIAVEVRRAREHGVLPSELDDARRATLASAEQAARVEGTRDTRSLLGEMNGLVSERRRPMSAAQRRDLIVALLDSVTADEVAESLRRDFSLDDALALATMPEAEGQAPPSPDELLAVLAQARADAVVPPVERERPAALLEREPAPGAVARQELDPDLQILSATLANGVRIHLRSMDFKKDEVLVRIVLAGGVPWETAGSRGLSEAVVAAFQQPATSRLSSTDVRDLLTGRNVGLTGKCARDRMVIEVAGTPDDIEEGLRLAHALLTDAVLEPSALKTWRQKTRQELEGRRTDVRAQLWDAVDGTLSGGDPRFAPPTLAQVDGIRIADAQRWLDRIVGTAPIEAAIVGDIDRDRALELALRYLGSLRRRPEIGPLSPELRRTVPSPGPLTAEVPVDTVTPTAATLVGWRGADWADVKDRRVLQIAAQIMTSRLREEMRQQRGLAYSPYCTAIPAQTYPGTGLLAAVLAGDPANADEAAQLMRNAIERFAADGPTEDEMATVRKQFANQIETQMKEPRYWLGVLADLDYVGTHLKDVKEVMEKYLSYTGRDLQETARRYVTEERRIQVVARPR, encoded by the coding sequence ATGTTGGATGCACGCCGTTCGGCCGTCGTACTGTGCCTGTTCATCCTGGCCGCCGTGTCGCGGTCGGCCGCTGCCGAGGCGGCCGACCCGGCCGATCCTCTGCCCGTCGATCCGAACGTGCGCGTCGTCGTGTTGCCGAACGGTCTGGAATGCTGGCTGCGTGCGCACTCCACGCCGCCGGAACGGGTGGGCATGTGGCTGCACGTGGGCAGCGGTTCCATCAATGAGCAGGAGGATCAGCGGGGGCTTGCCCATTTTCTGGAGCACATGGCCTTCGAGGGCAGCGAGCACTTCCCGCCGGGCGAGTTGGTCCGCTACTTCGAGTCCATCGGCCTGACGTTCGGCCGCCACCAGAACGCGTTCACAAGCTTCGACCAGACAACGTACGTCCTGACGCTGCCGAACACGGACGAGGAGACCATCCGCAAGGGCCTGTTGTGCATGGCGGACTTCGCCTTCCGCCTGAGCCTGCCGCCGGAGCAGATCGAGCGTGAACGCGGCGTGATCCTGGAGGAGATGCAGGCGCGCAAGGGGCCCGGGCAGCGGACGTTCGAGCGACTGCTGCCGATCGTCCTGCCGGGGTCTCGCGTGGCGGAGAGGGTGCCCATCGGGCTGGAGGAGGTCGTGCGCGCCGCCGGGCGCGAGCAGTTCGCCCGCTACTACCGGACCTGGTACCGGCCCGACAACAGCGTGCTGATGGTCGTCGGCGACGTGGCTCTCGACGCCATGGAGGCGATGGTGCGCGATGCGTTCGCCGAGTGGCCGGCGGCCGAGGACCCCGCCGCCGACGCCGACCCGGGCATCGTGCCCTATGCGGAGGCACGCGCCGACGTCATCACCGACCCCGAGGTGACGCGTGCCGACGTGGCCGTCATCCGCGTGCGGCCGATCGAGCGGATGCAGACGGTGGGGGACTTCCGGCGTTCGCTCGTGGACGGCATGGGGCGATGGATCGTGAACCGGCGGCTCAACCAGATGGTCAACGAGGGCCGGGCGCCGTTTCAGAACGCCGCCCTTCACAAGAGCACGCTGTGGAACGTGTGCACCTACCTGGAGGCGGAGGCGTCCGGCTCCCCGGAGCACTGGCGCGAGATGCTGCGTGCAATCGCCGTCGAGGTCAGGCGGGCGCGGGAACACGGCGTGCTGCCTTCGGAACTCGACGACGCGCGCCGCGCCACGCTGGCCTCGGCGGAACAGGCCGCGCGCGTTGAAGGCACGCGGGACACCCGTTCCCTGCTGGGCGAGATGAACGGCCTGGTATCAGAGAGACGCAGGCCCATGTCCGCCGCTCAGCGCCGGGACCTCATCGTGGCTCTGCTGGACTCGGTGACGGCCGACGAGGTGGCCGAGTCGCTCCGGCGGGACTTCTCGCTCGACGATGCGCTGGCGCTGGCCACCATGCCCGAGGCGGAGGGGCAGGCACCGCCCTCCCCGGACGAACTGCTGGCCGTGCTGGCCCAGGCGCGAGCCGACGCCGTCGTGCCGCCGGTCGAACGCGAGCGCCCCGCCGCCCTTCTGGAACGCGAACCCGCCCCCGGCGCCGTCGCGCGGCAGGAGCTGGACCCGGACCTGCAGATACTGTCCGCCACGCTGGCGAACGGCGTGCGTATCCACCTGCGCAGCATGGACTTCAAGAAGGATGAAGTGCTGGTGCGCATCGTCCTGGCCGGCGGCGTGCCCTGGGAGACGGCCGGCAGCCGCGGACTGAGCGAGGCGGTCGTTGCCGCCTTCCAGCAGCCGGCGACCTCCCGCCTGTCCTCGACCGACGTCCGCGACCTGCTGACCGGCAGGAACGTGGGGCTGACCGGCAAGTGCGCCCGCGACCGGATGGTCATCGAGGTTGCCGGAACGCCCGACGACATCGAGGAGGGCCTCCGCCTGGCCCATGCCCTGCTGACCGATGCCGTGCTGGAGCCCTCGGCGCTGAAGACCTGGCGCCAGAAGACGCGACAGGAGCTGGAGGGCCGGCGCACCGACGTCCGGGCGCAGCTCTGGGATGCCGTCGACGGCACGCTGAGCGGCGGCGATCCGCGCTTCGCCCCTCCGACGCTCGCCCAGGTGGACGGCATCCGGATTGCCGATGCGCAGCGCTGGCTGGATCGGATCGTGGGCACGGCGCCGATCGAGGCGGCGATCGTGGGCGACATCGACCGCGACCGGGCCCTGGAACTGGCACTGCGCTACCTGGGTTCCCTGCGCCGGCGTCCGGAGATCGGGCCGCTCTCGCCCGAGCTGCGCCGGACAGTGCCCTCGCCCGGCCCCCTGACGGCGGAGGTGCCCGTGGACACGGTCACGCCCACGGCGGCTACGCTGGTGGGTTGGCGCGGAGCGGACTGGGCCGACGTGAAGGACCGGCGCGTGCTCCAGATCGCCGCGCAGATCATGACCAGCCGCCTGCGCGAGGAAATGCGCCAGCAGCGGGGACTGGCCTACTCGCCCTACTGCACCGCCATCCCGGCGCAGACGTATCCCGGCACGGGGCTTCTGGCGGCGGTGCTGGCCGGGGACCCGGCCAATGCCGACGAGGCGGCGCAGTTGATGCGCAACGCGATCGAGCGGTTTGCGGCGGACGGGCCCACCGAGGACGAGATGGCGACGGTGCGCAAGCAGTTCGCGAACCAGATCGAGACCCAGATGAAGGAGCCGCGCTACTGGCTGGGCGTCCTGGCGGACCTGGACTACGTCGGCACGCACCTGAAGGACGTAAAGGAGGTCATGGAGAAATACCTGTCCTACACGGGGCGCGACCTGCAGGAGACGGCCCGCAGGTATGTGACCGAGGAGCGGCGCATCCAGGTCGTGGCGCGGCCGCGCTGA
- a CDS encoding DUF401 family protein, with translation MWNMLLSAPVLVKVFVALALILIVNRACGQLVVSLAVGALVLAVWSGHPAAAMGRIVWASVWSPDNALLLVVVYQVIALSSQMSASGVMGDLLDSVRGLVSRRAAMAVLPALIGLLPMPGGAIFSAPLVESCDAEGALPARTKALANHWFRHIWEYWWPLYPGVLLAMQITKLEVWQFMVLGVPLTLCAVAAGWLFLLRRIPAEAGPAPAPGARRAHRTLSAMLPILVVIGCYGVVRLAHAGLSSVRPGLPAMNRYLPMLLGLCGAMAVLQVQRPIRSAQWRDVLLSRQAGKMVLLVMVVRIYGAFIEATLPDGRTLVAHMHAEMADSGIPVPAIVMLLPLVSGLATGLAIGFVGASFPIVMSLIGEDPSAATRMAATALAYGFGHVGQLLSPVHVCLVVTSEYFRTSVFANAAGLLRLAAVVLAGSLGMYVLLNVF, from the coding sequence ATGTGGAACATGCTGCTGTCCGCCCCTGTCCTGGTCAAGGTGTTCGTCGCCCTGGCGCTGATCCTGATCGTCAACCGCGCCTGCGGACAACTGGTCGTCTCGCTGGCCGTGGGGGCGCTGGTGCTGGCAGTCTGGTCCGGCCACCCGGCGGCCGCGATGGGGCGGATCGTGTGGGCGTCCGTCTGGTCGCCGGACAATGCCCTCCTCCTGGTCGTCGTCTACCAGGTGATCGCGCTCAGTTCACAGATGTCCGCCAGCGGGGTGATGGGAGACCTGCTGGACTCGGTGCGCGGGTTGGTCAGCAGGCGGGCGGCGATGGCGGTGCTGCCGGCCCTGATCGGCCTGCTGCCGATGCCGGGCGGGGCGATCTTCAGCGCGCCGCTGGTGGAGAGCTGCGATGCGGAAGGCGCCCTGCCGGCGCGCACGAAGGCCCTGGCCAATCACTGGTTCCGTCACATCTGGGAGTACTGGTGGCCGCTCTACCCGGGCGTGCTGCTCGCGATGCAGATCACGAAGCTCGAGGTCTGGCAGTTCATGGTCCTGGGCGTGCCGCTCACCCTCTGCGCCGTCGCGGCGGGTTGGCTCTTCCTGCTGCGGCGCATACCGGCCGAGGCGGGGCCGGCCCCCGCACCCGGTGCCCGCAGAGCCCATCGGACGCTGAGCGCCATGCTGCCGATCCTGGTGGTGATCGGCTGCTACGGCGTGGTCCGGCTGGCCCACGCCGGGCTCTCGTCGGTCCGCCCCGGCCTGCCGGCGATGAACCGCTACCTTCCCATGCTGCTGGGCCTGTGCGGCGCGATGGCGGTGCTCCAGGTCCAGCGTCCGATCCGGAGCGCGCAGTGGCGGGACGTGCTGCTCTCGCGCCAGGCCGGCAAGATGGTCCTCCTGGTCATGGTGGTGCGCATCTACGGCGCCTTCATCGAGGCCACGCTGCCGGACGGCCGGACGCTGGTGGCGCACATGCACGCCGAGATGGCCGACTCAGGCATCCCCGTGCCGGCCATCGTCATGCTCCTGCCCCTGGTCAGCGGACTGGCCACGGGCCTTGCCATCGGCTTCGTGGGGGCCAGCTTCCCGATCGTCATGAGCCTGATCGGCGAGGACCCGAGCGCGGCGACCCGCATGGCGGCGACGGCGCTGGCATACGGGTTCGGCCACGTGGGACAGCTTCTCTCGCCCGTGCACGTCTGCCTGGTCGTGACCAGCGAGTACTTCAGAACGTCGGTGTTCGCCAACGCAGCCGGCCTGCTGAGGCTCGCGGCCGTGGTCCTGGCCGGCTCGCTCGGCATGTACGTCCTGCTGAACGTCTTCTGA